The Candidatus Nanogingivalaceae bacterium DNA segment TCGTCATAGCGTTTGAAGTTGGTCAAGACCTTATCATCCAGTAAACGATTAATTTCCGTTGGAGCAAACGTTTCGTTAAAGAAAATCTCTTGACGTTTAGCATCGTCCTTAGTCTGTCCACCCTCAAGGACACAGTCTTTGTACGGAAAATTTAAAACAACTTCTTGATTTTCTGACAGGTACTTATCGCCTGTCGCTAAACCGATTTTAGTCTTGTAGGCGGTAAAGCTATCAGGGAGAAACTCCTTATTGTTCAAAAACTGCAAAAAGACATCTTTCTTAAAGACGAGGGAGCCAGTTTCGAGTGTTGAAAAGAAATGATTAGAGATTTGCTCATCACTCATTAAAATATTTAGGAGTTCAGGATTATACTGTCGTGCCAGCTCTGCTAATTTATTCTTATTTAATACTCCGTCTACTAAAAAATCAGGATTTTTAACTAGGAGATTTTGCAATTCTTTCTTCATATTAAGAGGTTCCTTTTTTACTTATTTTCTTTAAAGGGTTAATCGTGGGCTTCTCTATATGTAGAGAAGACCCCTATAGCTTGATTTTATTAAAATCTATGTCTCTATTTTACCAAATTTATCTGTTTTTCGCAAAACAAAAACCACCTCCCGAAAGAGGTAGTTTTCAAGTTTTCGAAATTATTATTTAGCGTTTCGCTTTTCGATAATTTCTTGCGCAACGTTAGGTGGAACTTCTTCGTATTGCGCAAGCTCCATTGTTGAGGCTGCACGACCTTTACTCATTGAGCGTAAGTCTGAAGTGTAACCAAACATATTTGCAAGAGGCACGAAACCTCGAATAAGTTTTGTTCCGCCCATCAAATCATCCATTGAGTCGATTCGACCACGGCGTGAGTTCAAGTCTCCAATTACATCACCCATGAATTCTTCAGGAGTTGTAACTTCAACTTTCATCACAGGTTCAAGAAGAACAGGATTTGCCTTCTTAATACCTTCACGAGTTGAAAGCGCACCAGCCAATTTAAAGGCCAATTCACTTGAGTCGACATCGTGGTAAGAACCATCGTAAAGTGTAGCTTTAACGTCAACTACTGGGTAACCAGCAATCACACCGCCTTCAAGCGTTTCAAGCACACCTTGCTCAACTGGTTTGCGGTATTCTTGTGGCACAACACCACCTTTAATTTCATCAAAGAATTCAAAGCCTTTTCCTGGTTCATTTGGTTCAAAGCGAATCCAAACATCACCATATTGACCACGACCACCAGACTGTTTTGCGTGCTTACCTTGAGCTTCAGCAGTTCCACGAATAGTTTCACGGAAGGCAACTTGTGGCTCACCAATGTTAGCTTCAACATTAAATTCACGTTTCATTCGGTCGATCAAGATGTCAAGGTGAAGCTCACCCATTCCCGACATAATTGTTTGACCAGTTTCTTCGTCTGTGTGAACTCGGAAAGTTGGGTCTTCTTCAGCAAGTCGTTGAAGAGCGATTCCCATTTTTTCTTGGTCGGCTTTAGTTTTTGGCTCAACTGCAATCGAAACTGGTGGTTCAGCAAATTCGATACCTTCAAGAATTACACCATGGTTCAAATCACAAAGAGTTGCACCAGTTGTAACATCTTTCAAACCAACAACAGCGGCGATGTCACCAGCAGTAACTTCTGAAATTTCTTCACGCTTATCGGCGTGCATTCGAACGATTCGTCCGATTCGTTCTTTTTTACCAGTCATTGTGTTAAGAACATATGAACCAGCAGTAATTTTACCACTATAAACACGTACGAATACAAGTTTTCCAACAAATGGGTCAGTTGCAATCTTAAATGCAAGTGCAGAAGTTGGTTCATTTACAGATGGTTTTCGCTCAATAGGCTCACCAGTTTTAGCATCGGTTCCCTTAATTGAAGCAATATCAAGTGGACTTGGAAGGTAATCATTAATAAGATCAAGAACCTTTTCCACGATCACACCACGACCATCACCACCGGTTACCAAGAAGAAATCACCAGCAAGAACTCGTTTTCGAAGAGCGGCTTTAAGTTCAGGAATCGTAATTGATTCTTCACCTTCTTCAAAGAATCGCATCATCAATTCATCATCAGCTTCAACTGCATTTTCAACAAGCAATGAACGTGCATTTTTAGCTTTTTCAAGCATGTCAGCTGGAATTTCGCCAACTTTCAATTGGTGATCGGCATAATTATCGTAAGTGTAAGCTTTCATGTCGATAAGGTCAACAACACCGTTGATATCTTGCTCGAAACCAATTGGCAAGTGAATTGGGAAAGCTTGTTTGCTTAGGCGATCATGGATTGATTTGATTGATTTGTAGAAATCACCACCAGTTTGGTTAATTTTGTTAATGAAACAAACGCGTGGCACGCCGTATTTGTCAGCTTGTCGCCAAACAGTTTCAGACTGAGCTTCCACACCCATTTTACCATCAAAAACAGTAACTGCACCGTCAAGCACGCGAAGTGAACGTTCCACTTCGGCAGTAAAGTCGATGTGTCCTGGGGTGTCGATAATGTTAATTTTGTGATCTTTCCAGAAACATGTCACAGCGGCAGAAGTAATTGTAATACCTCGCTCTTTTTCCTGCGCCATCCAGTCAGTTGTTGCACCATCACCTTCACCACGAACAACACCGATTTTATGTGTCAAACCAGTTCGGTAAAGAATACCTTCTGTTGTTGTAGTTTTACCGGCATCAATGTGCGCAATAATACCAACATTTCGGAAATTTTCCAATGGAGTATTTTTATTCATTTGATTCCTCTTAAATTTATTATTTTATTGCTGTTTCACGCTAGTTTTGTTGTTTTTTCGAAACCAGCACAAAAACAGCGCTTCGCTATTAATTTTATCATATTTTTAAAAAACTGTAAAGTATAAATAGCCAAAAGAAAAAGCCAGTTCCTCTGGCTTAAAAAACTATCTTCGAGCGTGTTCGGGTACCTTTTCATTATATCTTTTAATGGCAATTATTAGAGTAAGAATAACAATTCCAAAAATAAACACGCCAAAGTTCCAATGCGTCAAAATTGTTAAAAATAACGACACACCATAGGCTGCGATAAAGTACAAGGAAACCAACAAAGACCCTTTAGCCTCGTTCAATGCTTTTTTCATAAGGATAATTTCCTCCAATTTTTTATTTTCCACCCAAAGCGGAATTTCTATTTTATCACAGCCTATAGCAAAAGTCAAGAGCTAAATCGTTTCGCCGTTTCTTGCCCGATTTGCCCATTCATCAGCCATTTCGTTAAACTCATGACCAGCATGCCCTTTTAGCCATTTTAGCTCTACGTTCGAATTTTTATAAAGCTCATAAAGAGGCTTTACGATATCGAGATTTTTAATTTCACCAGTTTTCTTTTTCCAGCCGTTTCGCTCCCAAGTTGGCGCCCACTTTGTTAAAACATTAATCCAGAATTCACTATCTGTTTGAATTTCTGCCTTTTCCCCATTTAAAATTTCGAAAGCCTTTTTTAGAGCCAAACCTTCCATTCGAATATTCGTGCTAGGGTTTTCAGATCCAAGTGCGATTGGCGCGCCGTTTTCAATCACAGCAAAACCGCCAGGGCCAGGATTTGGCGAAGCACTACCATCAGTAAAAATAATCCGCACTATTGTCGTCTTCCGTTATCTTGTTGAACAAAGTTTTGAACAAAAGGTGTTTGGTTTATATTTTGATTTATACTATTCTGTAGTTGATTTTGGTAGGCTTTTGCTTTTTTCATTTTCCTGAAAGAAATAATTGCTAAAATTAGTCCAACAACACCAAGAACCAACAAAACCACAGGGATAATAAGATTCACAATTGGATAGTCGCCAACAACTGCTGCACCAGGATTTTTTTCATCATAAAAAACTTTAACTTTTTCACCAATCGTAGGCTCTTCATTTTGTGGATCCGCCTTTGCTTCTATTATTTCATCATTTTGGATTGAAAAATAAACAATTGGTATAATTTTATATTCGCTTGAGTTTTGACTAACTAGTTCTTTCTCAAGACCAGAGATGTCACCTTCAGTTTGTTTCCAGGTTACTCTTTTCATAAAATTATCAAACGGTTTCATACCAAAACATACACCCGAAGTAATTAAACAAATTGCCAAAATTGTAAAAATAATTCCTCGATTTCGATAAGCTTTTGCGCCAACTCTTATTGTTTGATTTGAATTCATCTTTTCTCCTATTTGATTTATGCTATAAGTATACCATTTTTTATTTTTTTAGGCAAATTAAAACACTGGCGATTAAACCAGTGTTTTAGTATTTTTACTCTTCTACAGAAGAATCATTTGTTTCATTTTCAGAATCTAAATCTTCATTGATTTCGAATTTTTCTTCATGAGCTCGAGCGCCAGTTCCAACAGGAATCTTGCGTCCGATAATCACGTTTTCTTTCAAACCATGAAGTTTATCAACTCGTCCAGAAGTTGCTGCGTTAATCAATACACTTGTTGTGTTTTGGAACGAAGCAGCCGATAGGAAGCTATCACTAAAGATTGAAACTTTCGTAATTCCAAGAAGTTGTTGCTTGAATTCAGCAGGCTTTTTACCTTGAGCTACAAGAAGTTTGTTTGCTTCAACAACCGCAGCTTTCGAAACTACATCACCGATAATAAATGATGAATCGCCAGCGTCTTCAATTTGAACTCGGCTAAACATTTGTCGAACGATGATCTCAAGGTGTTTTGAAGCAATATCTTGACCTTGAGCTGCGTAAATTCGCAAGATTTCGTTCATAATGTATCGTTGAGTTTCTTCAACACCCTTGAACTTCATCAAATCTCGAAGATTCAATGAACCAATAGTTAGGCGATCACCCGCTCGAACAATATCGTTTTTCGAAACAGCAAGAGCCGCAACATTTGGGATTTCATATTTTACAGGATGAGCTTCACTATCTTCAGTCTCTTGAGGTGTGATCTGAACAATGTTCATGTTTCCATCTTCCCAGATATCAACTACACCTGAGACTTCTGTCATATAAGCTTGACCTTTAGGAGATCGAGCTTCAAGAAGCTCTTGAACACGAGGCAAACCTTGAGAAATCGCACCAGATCCAGCAACACCAGAGCTGTGGAATGTGTTCAAAGTTAGCTGTGTACCAGGCTCACCAACAGACTGAGCGGCGATCACACCAACTGGTTCTGCAGGTTTAACAAGAAGTCCTGTTGCCATATCAATTCCATAAGATTTTTGTGGAATTCCCGCAAGATCTGGAGTTGAAAGCACGCTTTGAATTTTAACTTCTTTAATGTTTTCATCTTTTTCGATCGCATCGGCAATTTCCCGTGTGATAAGCTTATCTGCTTCAATATAGCCAGGAACAGCTTCGGCAGTAAATCGACCATAGAGACGATCGCTGAACGGAATCATTGTTTCTTGACTTTCAGAACGATAAATCGCAAATCCAGGATCAACTTCAGATGAATTATCCGCTACAGAGAAGACATCTTGAGCAACATCAACGAGACGACGTGTTAGATATCCAGAGTCGGCAGTCTTAAGCGCAGTTGAGATCAATCCCTGACGCGCACCACGAGTGGCCACGAAAGCTTCAAGTGAGCTCATTCCGTGTGTGTAGTTTGAGCGAATTGGAAGCTCAATTTCACGGTTTGTTGCGTCCACCATAATTCCAGTCAAACCGGCAGCAAGACGAATATTTGTTGCGCTACCACGAGAACCAGACACAGCCATCAATCCAACCGGAGAGTCAGCACCTTGGTGCTCAACTCGCTCAGAAATCTCATCAGAAACTTCATCAATAACTTTGTGCCAGTTTTCAATAATCAAGTTGTATCGCTCTTGGTCTGTTAACAAACCTTGATCGTATTGTTCTTGAATCAATGTTGTTTTTGCATCACCGTTAGCGATAATTTCTGGAATCTTTTCACTTTCGTAAACTGTGTAGTCTTCTTTACCAATCGACAATCCTGATTTTGTTACAAATCGGAATGACAAACCTTTAA contains these protein-coding regions:
- a CDS encoding DUF3592 domain-containing protein, with amino-acid sequence MNSNQTIRVGAKAYRNRGIIFTILAICLITSGVCFGMKPFDNFMKRVTWKQTEGDISGLEKELVSQNSSEYKIIPIVYFSIQNDEIIEAKADPQNEEPTIGEKVKVFYDEKNPGAAVVGDYPIVNLIIPVVLLVLGVVGLILAIISFRKMKKAKAYQNQLQNSINQNINQTPFVQNFVQQDNGRRQ
- the fusA gene encoding elongation factor G, with product MNKNTPLENFRNVGIIAHIDAGKTTTTEGILYRTGLTHKIGVVRGEGDGATTDWMAQEKERGITITSAAVTCFWKDHKINIIDTPGHIDFTAEVERSLRVLDGAVTVFDGKMGVEAQSETVWRQADKYGVPRVCFINKINQTGGDFYKSIKSIHDRLSKQAFPIHLPIGFEQDINGVVDLIDMKAYTYDNYADHQLKVGEIPADMLEKAKNARSLLVENAVEADDELMMRFFEEGEESITIPELKAALRKRVLAGDFFLVTGGDGRGVIVEKVLDLINDYLPSPLDIASIKGTDAKTGEPIERKPSVNEPTSALAFKIATDPFVGKLVFVRVYSGKITAGSYVLNTMTGKKERIGRIVRMHADKREEISEVTAGDIAAVVGLKDVTTGATLCDLNHGVILEGIEFAEPPVSIAVEPKTKADQEKMGIALQRLAEEDPTFRVHTDEETGQTIMSGMGELHLDILIDRMKREFNVEANIGEPQVAFRETIRGTAEAQGKHAKQSGGRGQYGDVWIRFEPNEPGKGFEFFDEIKGGVVPQEYRKPVEQGVLETLEGGVIAGYPVVDVKATLYDGSYHDVDSSELAFKLAGALSTREGIKKANPVLLEPVMKVEVTTPEEFMGDVIGDLNSRRGRIDSMDDLMGGTKLIRGFVPLANMFGYTSDLRSMSKGRAASTMELAQYEEVPPNVAQEIIEKRNAK
- a CDS encoding ribonuclease HI → MRIIFTDGSASPNPGPGGFAVIENGAPIALGSENPSTNIRMEGLALKKAFEILNGEKAEIQTDSEFWINVLTKWAPTWERNGWKKKTGEIKNLDIVKPLYELYKNSNVELKWLKGHAGHEFNEMADEWANRARNGETI